In Mycobacterium sp. Aquia_216, a genomic segment contains:
- a CDS encoding DUF732 domain-containing protein: MRTGITSLASALAGVSVMLTAAIICAGAAAADSQEDQFVAELSQLQIPVVDNVPGLVYRAHELCGELDRGTSFQGVVDEVTNTTYQDNPSLRMVPDRVTRTAVKFITASVDNYCPSHKGQLPPPS, encoded by the coding sequence GTGCGTACCGGCATCACCAGCCTTGCCAGCGCTCTGGCTGGCGTCTCGGTGATGCTGACCGCCGCAATTATCTGCGCTGGCGCGGCCGCTGCCGACTCCCAGGAAGATCAGTTTGTGGCGGAGCTCTCGCAACTACAGATTCCCGTCGTCGATAACGTGCCGGGACTCGTCTACCGAGCTCATGAACTCTGTGGCGAACTCGATCGCGGTACTTCGTTCCAGGGCGTAGTGGACGAGGTGACGAACACGACGTATCAAGACAATCCGTCGTTACGCATGGTTCCCGATCGGGTTACCCGTACCGCGGTCAAATTCATCACCGCATCAGTGGACAACTACTGCCCAAGCCACAAGGGCCAGCTTCCGCCTCCGTCCTGA
- a CDS encoding zinc-binding dehydrogenase, which yields MKAWQVHGIGEPIDVLRQVDRDPPDPGAEHVRIKVAAAGLGLPDVLMCRGTYPLTPPLPFTPGQEFVGTVTAVGPGADIAIGTRVLGVSDFVSGNGSFAAEALAHASNVFPAPPGLDDSAAAGFWIPNTTAWIGLVDRGGLGAGQRLTVLGAAGGSGIAAVQLGKALHAEVLAVVSDDRRAEFCRSLGADHVVVAHGDTTADGAPLAQALREATNWAGVDLVFDPVGGAQGTAAMGALARDGRHLAVGFASGAWPTPDVQMMVLTNTTLVGVLAAGYSREHVEEILRGLAQFVDAGAIQPTVSETVSFQDIPEALARLGGRKVLGKIVAEIDGS from the coding sequence GTGAAGGCTTGGCAGGTTCACGGCATCGGCGAGCCGATCGATGTGCTGCGCCAAGTGGACCGGGACCCGCCGGACCCGGGCGCCGAACACGTCAGAATCAAGGTTGCGGCGGCCGGGCTCGGACTGCCCGATGTGCTGATGTGTCGCGGCACCTATCCGCTGACACCCCCGCTGCCATTCACGCCGGGGCAGGAGTTCGTCGGCACCGTCACCGCGGTCGGGCCGGGCGCCGATATCGCGATCGGCACCCGCGTGCTGGGGGTCAGCGACTTCGTCAGCGGCAATGGATCCTTCGCCGCCGAAGCTCTCGCCCATGCCAGCAACGTCTTCCCGGCTCCCCCCGGCCTGGACGACTCCGCCGCCGCCGGTTTCTGGATTCCTAACACGACTGCCTGGATCGGTCTGGTTGATCGGGGCGGACTCGGTGCGGGACAACGGCTTACGGTGCTCGGCGCCGCGGGCGGGAGCGGGATCGCGGCAGTCCAACTCGGCAAGGCTTTGCACGCGGAGGTGCTTGCCGTCGTCAGCGACGACAGGAGGGCCGAATTCTGTCGGTCACTGGGTGCGGACCACGTCGTCGTGGCCCATGGCGACACCACCGCCGACGGAGCACCACTCGCGCAGGCACTGCGAGAAGCGACCAATTGGGCTGGTGTCGACCTGGTCTTCGATCCCGTCGGCGGTGCGCAGGGCACTGCGGCCATGGGCGCCCTGGCTCGTGACGGCCGGCATCTGGCCGTCGGTTTCGCCAGTGGTGCGTGGCCGACCCCCGACGTCCAAATGATGGTCCTGACCAATACGACGCTGGTTGGTGTGCTTGCGGCCGGCTACAGCCGTGAGCATGTCGAAGAGATCCTGCGGGGTCTCGCGCAATTCGTCGACGCCGGCGCCATCCAGCCCACGGTAAGTGAAACGGTGTCGTTCCAGGACATTCCCGAGGCGCTCGCGCGGCTCGGCGGACGAAAAGTTCTCGGCAAGATCGTCGCTGAAATCGACGGCAGCTGA
- a CDS encoding cysteine hydrolase: MTDLANYAEPQNPALPRSNFEFDHRHAALVVTDPQVDFLSPEGVSWSVFGDSVRDNNTVAHIGELFSAAKLAGITVAVSPHYFYPTDSQWRFGDPLEQFMTKVGMFERRDAYTSDGFAGSGADFLPDYQHHIHDGRTVIASPHKIVGPESNDLVLQLRKRGVNQVLLAGMAANLCVEGHLRELIEQGFEVAVVKDATAGPRLPEGDGYLAALINFRFLASAVWTTDQAVARLKQTIVAEHLSPRNKGHQQTMETKRLGSTGI, translated from the coding sequence ATGACAGACCTGGCCAACTACGCCGAACCGCAAAACCCCGCGCTGCCGAGGTCCAACTTCGAGTTTGATCACCGGCACGCCGCACTCGTCGTCACCGATCCGCAGGTCGATTTCCTTAGCCCCGAAGGGGTTTCGTGGTCGGTTTTCGGCGACAGCGTCCGCGACAACAACACCGTCGCTCACATCGGCGAACTGTTCAGTGCCGCGAAGCTCGCGGGTATCACCGTCGCGGTATCGCCGCACTACTTCTATCCGACCGACAGCCAGTGGCGGTTCGGTGATCCGCTCGAACAATTCATGACCAAGGTCGGCATGTTCGAGCGCCGGGACGCGTACACGAGCGACGGCTTCGCCGGCTCCGGTGCCGACTTCCTGCCCGACTACCAGCACCATATTCACGACGGGCGAACCGTGATCGCCTCCCCGCACAAGATCGTCGGGCCCGAGTCGAACGACCTCGTGCTGCAGTTGCGCAAACGCGGCGTGAACCAGGTTCTGCTGGCCGGCATGGCCGCGAATCTGTGCGTCGAAGGCCATCTGCGCGAACTCATCGAGCAGGGCTTCGAAGTCGCCGTCGTCAAGGACGCCACTGCGGGTCCCCGCCTGCCGGAAGGCGACGGCTATCTAGCCGCGCTGATCAACTTCCGATTCCTTGCCAGCGCGGTCTGGACTACCGACCAGGCCGTCGCTCGACTAAAGCAAACCATTGTCGCCGAACATCTTTCACCCCGTAACAAGGGGCACCAACAAACCATGGAAACCAAGAGACTCGGCTCGACCGGTATCTGA
- a CDS encoding TetR/AcrR family transcriptional regulator: MPRPPNPEVRRRLLAAGLDLVHARGFAASGVKDITDAAGVPKGSFYAYYASKEAFAAAILDHYWSDIEARLLPILGAEGLARERITRFFHALADEHESGEFLLGCLVGNLALELGGSSERVRVELVRILDRWDAALTACVRTGQDSAGDVRADVGADELASLLIESWEGAALRGKVTRSRAPYERFETITVPALLS, from the coding sequence ATGCCACGGCCGCCGAACCCTGAGGTGCGCCGTCGCCTACTGGCCGCGGGACTCGACCTCGTGCATGCGCGTGGCTTTGCCGCCAGCGGCGTCAAGGACATCACCGATGCGGCCGGCGTGCCGAAGGGCTCGTTCTACGCCTACTACGCCAGCAAAGAGGCTTTCGCGGCCGCGATCCTCGATCACTACTGGTCCGACATCGAAGCGCGGCTCCTGCCAATCCTTGGCGCGGAAGGATTGGCCCGGGAGCGAATCACCCGCTTCTTCCATGCGCTGGCCGACGAACACGAGTCAGGCGAGTTCCTGCTCGGCTGCCTTGTCGGCAACCTCGCACTCGAGCTCGGCGGTTCCAGCGAACGGGTACGCGTCGAACTTGTCCGCATTCTCGACCGCTGGGACGCGGCGCTCACCGCTTGTGTACGCACCGGCCAGGACAGCGCCGGCGACGTCCGAGCGGACGTCGGTGCCGACGAACTGGCCTCCCTGCTGATCGAATCGTGGGAAGGCGCGGCCCTGCGCGGGAAGGTGACCCGCAGTCGCGCCCCGTATGAACGGTTCGAAACCATCACCGTGCCGGCGCTGCTGAGCTGA